One Neoarius graeffei isolate fNeoGra1 chromosome 16, fNeoGra1.pri, whole genome shotgun sequence DNA segment encodes these proteins:
- the kiaa0319l gene encoding dyslexia-associated protein KIAA0319-like protein, whose protein sequence is MLHTIERACSCGSPQWTRSSQLFLLALGCLFCLCPPAGVEASMCRVSGGMLGIPCSSVIGLGWQPLAVDQGGTQCWESCCLMPSCGAVWSVGGYCVLLKCARPSGCEISALPPNHINSLGILQLLDKSKSQKARIRRRAWVADANGGPGHKHSNHDELKPESFSTTPASAVSGIAFSESANKAMNEPVNGSREEAASSSWQNSSLPEDNTDHSSSNSSSGSPTSAPYSSTPAGTPPVKELVVSAGENVEVTLPRSEVELNAFVVPAPPQGTNYAYDWRLRTHPKDYSGEMEGKHSGTLKLSKLTVGLYEFEVIVEGDGAHGEGYVNVTVKPEPRVNKPPVAVVSPKYQEISLPTSSTVIDGSQSTDDDKITAWHWEEVKGPLREEKVSADTPVLTLTSLVPGNYTFSLTVTDSDGAQNSTQAILSVNKAMDYRPVANAGPNQVITLPRNSITLYGNQSTDDHEPLAYEWSLSPESKGKVVEMQGVRTPTLQLSAMQEGDYTFQLTVTDSSGQQDTAQVTVIVQPENNKPPEADAGPDKELTLPVDRTTLDGRKSNDDQKIIKYHWEKTEGPDGVKIENADSPVATVTGLQVGTYTFKLTVTDERDLQGSDTVTVIAREEFDQPPVAKVQSSPPVTRPVRTAILDGSQSSDDKGVSSYLWKRDDSSPAAGDVLNNSDHQAVLFLGNLVAGKYKFTLTVTDSKGQSSSDTGMVEVYPDVWERDLVELVLEVDVSQVSHRQRDMLLRQIAVLLGILDSDIIVREIGAFNEHSTRLVFLVSGGPGRSPLSGHSVATGLRNKLRKQKNDFLIFKARRVDTVVCQLNCSSHGECDSFTRRCVCHPFWMENFIRTELGDGESNCEWSVLYVTIASFMIVVAIATFVWGLVCCCNRRKGKIRRKSRYKMLEGEDQDCMELHLPRAARLKPVPAPSSSALMRSDSDLDSDDGQAGVPWTDRERGHLLRPQNGSLRNGQGPHKTKKQREEFL, encoded by the exons gGGTGGAAGCAAGTATGTGCAGAGTGTCAGGTGGTATGTTGGGGATCCCCTGCAGCAGTGTGATTGGGCTAGGCTGGCAGCCACTAGCCGTGGACCAAGGAGGCACTCAGTGTTGGGAATCGTGCTGCCTGATGCCTTCGTGTGGTGCAGTGTGGAGCGTCGGAGGTTACTGTGTCCTGCTGAAGTGTGCTCGGCCTAGCGGCTGTGAAATCTCTGCGCTGCCACCAAATCACATCAATTCTCTGGGCATCCTGCAGCTGCTCGACAAGAGCAAATCACAGAAAGCAAGAATCCGACGGCGGGCATGGGTTGCTGATGCTAATGGAGGGCCTGGGCACAAACACAGCAATCAT GATGAATTGAAACCTGAGTCCTTCAGTACAACACCAGCAAGTGCAGTCAGTGGGATTGCATTCTCTGAGTCAGCCAATAAAGCGATGAATGAGCCTGTAAATGGCAGCAGAGAGGAGGCAGCTTCATCATCTTGGCAGAATTCATCATTGCCAGAAGACAATACAGATCATTCATCTTCCAACAGCAGTTCTGGGTCACCAACAAGTGCACCTTATTCTTCCACCCCAGCAGGAACTCCTCCTG TGAAGGAGCTGGTGGTATCTGCTGGTGAAAACGTGGAGGTCACACTTCCACGCAGTGAAGTGGAGCTGAACGCGTTTGTAGTGCCAGCACCCCCTCAAG GGACTAACTATGCCTATGACTGGCGTTTGAGGACACACCCTAAAGACTACAGTGGAGAAATGGAAGGGAAACATAGTGGCACACTCAAACTGAGCAAG ctGACTGTGGGTCTGTATGAGTTTGAGGTGATTGTGGAAGGTGATGGTGCACATGGTGAAGGCTATGTCAACGTTACCGTAAAACCAG AGCCAAGAGTCAATAAgccaccagttgctgtagtttcacCAAAGTACCAGGAGATCTCCTTACCAACAAGCTCCACTGTGATTGATGGCAGTC AGAGTACTGATGATGACAAGATAACGGCGTGGCACTGGGAAGAGGTGAAGGGGCCGCTCCGAGAGGAGAAGGTCTCGGCAGATACACCTGTCCTCACGCTTACAAGCCTTGTCCCTGGCAACTATACCTTCAG CCTCACAGTGACTGACTCGGATGGTGCTCAGAACTCAACCCAAGCTATCCTGTCAGTCAACAAGGCGATGGACTACCGGCCTGTAGCCAACGCTGGACCCAACCAAGTCATCACCCTCCCACGCAACTCCATTACTCTCTATGGCAACCAGAGCACAGACGACCACGAGCCTCTGGCTTACGAATGGTCCCTAAGCCCAGAGAGCAAAGGCAAGGTGGtggaaatgcag GGAGTACGGACGCCCACTCTGCAGCTGTCTGCTATGCAGGAGGGAGATTACACCTTCCAGCTCACTGTTACTGATTCGTCTGGACAGCAGGACACAGCACAGGTCACGGTTATTGTACAGCCAG AGAATAACAAGCCACCAGAAGCAGATGCAGGGCCAGACAAGGAGCTGACGCTTCCTGTGGATCGCACAACCCTTGATGGCAGAAAGAGCAATGATGACCAGAAAATTATCAAGTACCACTGGGAAAAAACAGA GGGTCCAGACGGTGTGAAGATAGAGAATGCAGATAGCCCGGTTGCCACAGTAACAGGGCTTCAGGTGGGAACGTACACTTTCAAGCTGACGGTGACTGATGAACGGGATCTCCAAGGTTCAGACACGGTCACAGTGATCGCCCGTGAGG AGTTTGACCAGCCACCTGTGGCCAAAGTGCAGTCCAGCCCCCCGGTCACTCGACCTGTCCGTACAGCAATCTTGGATGGCTCCCAGTCGTCTGATGATAAAGGAGTGAGCAGTTACCTCTGGAAGCGAGATGACAGCAGTCCTGCAGCTGGG GATGTCCTGAACAATTCTGACCATCAGGCAGTGCTGTTCCTTGGGAACTTGGTGGCAGGGAAGTACAAATTCACTCTGACAGTAACGGACAGTAAAGGCCAAAGCAGCAGCGACACAGGCATGGTGGAGGTGTACccag ATGTGTGGGAACGAGACCTAGTGGAGCTGGTGCTGGAGGTGGATGTGTCTCAGGTGTCTCACAGGCAGAGGGACATGCTGTTGAGACAGATAGCTGTCCTGCTGGGCATACTGGACAGTGACATCATCGTACGGGAGATCGGCGCTTTCAATGAGCACAG CACTCGTTTAGTATTCCTGGTGTCTGGAGGACCTGGGCGCTCACCACTGTCTGGTCACAGTGTTGCCACAGGACTCCGTAACAAACTGCGCAAGCAAAAAAACGACTTCCTCATCTTTAAGGCCCGGCGTGTGGACACAGTCG TTTGCCAGCTAAACTGCTCCAGCCATGGAGAGTGTGACTCGTTCACCCGTCGCTGTGTGTGCCACCCCTTCTGGATGGAAAACTTCATCAGAACTGAGCTGGGCGATGGAGAGAGCAATTGTG AATGGAGTGTGTTGTACGTGACAATAGCATCATTCATGATAGTGGTTGCCATTGCAACCTTTGTATGGGGCCTTGTCTGCTGTTGTAACAG ACGCAAAGGAAAAATCAGACGGAAAAGTCGATACAAAATGCTTGAGGGAGAAGACCAAGACTGCATGGAACTCCACCTACCTAGAGCAG CGCGGCTGAAACCCGTACCCGCACCCTCTTCATCAGCTCTCATGCGGTCAGATTCAGACCTGGACAGTGACGATGGACAAGCAGGTGTCCCCTGGACTGACAGAGAGCGTGGTCACCTGCTTCGCCCCCAAAACGGCTCCTTGCGCAATGGCCAAGGGCCCCACAAAACCAAAAAACAGAGGGAGGAGTTTCTATAG